TGGGCGAAAAGATTGTAAGCGGTTCTGCCGACGAGGGTGCCTTTATAAGCGGCGATTATTCAATTACCTGCCCTGCGAATTGCAATATGTCTAATGTTACGGTAGCCGCTATAATATGGAAAATTGCCGGAGACACTACTTTTGTGAACGCGTATGAAAAGAAATAAATAATGTATTTGAGTTTGTTTATTAGTTCTGCTGTCTCAAACAAATCGGCAAATTTAATTCCTGGGCGAATTTAAAGTATTATAAAACAAATAGATACAATATAGCTGTTTTATAAAGAGGGGCGTTTGCCCCTCTTTTTTTTATTCCTGGAATGGAAGTGGAAAAATATTTTCAAGGTGGTTTTTTTCGATGAATAAGGGATTTCCATAGCCGAAATGAAGTGATTTTTATACCGGACTGCCAAAACATTCTATAAAGCCCATTTGACAAGGCTTTTGTAATGTTTTATCTTTGTTTTCCCTTTAGGTTTACTTTAATAAGCTATAAAGGAAGAAAAAAAACAATACTTAAAAAACAAATACTATGAAATCAAACGCACGTTTTTCCGTGGTATTATTTTCAGCTCTAATTTTCACCGGTTGTTATGCATTTTCGCAAAATAAATTTTCCTCCCCGCCTGAAAATATTTTCAGGTGTATGGATATTATGGGGGATACCGCAACTCACCTTGTTTGGGTAAACCCTTCGGGACAATCAGCGGTAAGCGTTAAGCTGGAGAAAAGCACCGATGGCGTTAATTTTTCAATACTGGATTCGGCGATACTAAGCGGAATTCCTGACATCTTCGCACTCTATTTCCCGCAGGATATCGACTACTTCGATACTATTCTGTATTCAACTGAAAGTAATGGCGGTGGATATCTTTATAATGATATCCTTAAACCATCTGATCCCGATACGCTTTACTACAGAATCGTACTTACGGATTCGGATAGTGTTGTGCATTATTTTCGGCCGGAATCTGTAAGCAGGCTTACGGGCGAACAAATCATGAATAATGTCTTTTCCCCCGTCAAGGATAGTGCAGATTATTCATTTGACGGGCTGCATCAGAAGAAGGGCGGAATGAAGGCTCTTTGTAACAATATCGGAACCGTTCCTACCGGATATACACCTACCGGTCAAACGCAAACAATTATCGGAACATGCTGTTATTACGTCAATTCACAATACACGTCTACTTCAATTCAAATAGTTTGTGGTGGCGGTAGTGTGGCTTGGTGCTGCGCGTCTGTGCCTGGAGCACAGAATTGTCCATCGGGCATGAAATATGATTACTGTTGCGCTCACACATGCGGGCAATATCCGCAATGCGTGTGCGCAACTCCCTGGCAATGTTGTTCAATGAGTCAGGCAACCGTATGGGTGGTTACTCAATCGTACAATTATCCCGGTATAACCTTATCGGCAACTATTGTAAATGAAACCTGCGCAGGAACTCATAATGGTTCTATTGCAGTTGCCGTTAATGCCGGTACAAATCCGATTACATATTCATGGACGGGAGGATATCCTAATTCCCCAAACCTGACAAATCTGCCTGCCGGAAGCTACACCGTAACAGTTACAGACGCTCATAATTGCACCGCTGCGCAGACCTTCATTGTTTCAACATCACCGCCGCCGGTGGCTACATTATCAGCTATTCCGTCCATGTGCATCAATGCTGCCCCGTTTACGCTCACGGGCGGAAGCCCTGCAGGCGGATTTTATTCGGGTGCCGGCGTTACAAACGGAGTATTTAATCCGACGGCTGCCGGAGCCGGCAATCATGTTATCACCTATACCTACACTGATCCGAATAACTGTGTGGGAACCGCAACCACAACAATTACAGTCAATGCGCTCCCGGCTGTCACATTTTCAACCATAGGGCCATTTTGCCTGAATGCGTCGCCCATCACACTTACACAGGGAAATCCGGCCGGCGGAGCTTATACCGGACAGGGTATATCAAATGGCGTTTTCAGCCCGACAGGAGCAGGTGTTGGAACATTTAACCTTTCCTATGTTTATACAGATTCACATTTATGTACAAATTCAGCGACGCAAACCGTAACAGTCAATGCAATGCCGATTGCATTGGTAAACCCTATCCCGCCGGTTTGCATTGATGCAGCTCCATTTGCACTTAATAATGGCGTCCCTTCAGGCGGTGTTTTTGCAGGAAGCGGGATAAATAACAACACCTTTAACCCAACAGTTGCCGGAGCCGGAGTTCATGCTGTTGTTTATTTTTATTCCGATGGCAATCAGTGTTCTGATACGGCATTTCAAACAGTTACGGTGTATCCGCTGCCCACTGTTTCGTTGCCGGCATTCAGTGATATGTGCATCAATGCATCAACAATTACCCTGAGCGGTGCATCACCGACCGGCGGAACCTATTACGTTGACGGAATTCAGTCAGCGGTTTTCAATCCATCAGTTGCCGGTGCAGGGGTTCATATGCTGTTGTATGTTTATTCGGATGGCAATTCCTGTACGGATTCTGCTTCTGCAACTATCAAAGTGAATCCGCTGCCCGTTGTTACGTCTACACCTTTGGCGCCGGTTTGCGCCGATGTGCCTGCGTTTTCGCTGGCATTTGGTTCGCCGGCAGGAGGCGATTACTCCGGACCGGGTGTAAGCAGCGGTCTGTTCAAC
The window above is part of the Bacteroidota bacterium genome. Proteins encoded here:
- a CDS encoding gliding motility-associated C-terminal domain-containing protein, with translation MDIMGDTATHLVWVNPSGQSAVSVKLEKSTDGVNFSILDSAILSGIPDIFALYFPQDIDYFDTILYSTESNGGGYLYNDILKPSDPDTLYYRIVLTDSDSVVHYFRPESVSRLTGEQIMNNVFSPVKDSADYSFDGLHQKKGGMKALCNNIGTVPTGYTPTGQTQTIIGTCCYYVNSQYTSTSIQIVCGGGSVAWCCASVPGAQNCPSGMKYDYCCAHTCGQYPQCVCATPWQCCSMSQATVWVVTQSYNYPGITLSATIVNETCAGTHNGSIAVAVNAGTNPITYSWTGGYPNSPNLTNLPAGSYTVTVTDAHNCTAAQTFIVSTSPPPVATLSAIPSMCINAAPFTLTGGSPAGGFYSGAGVTNGVFNPTAAGAGNHVITYTYTDPNNCVGTATTTITVNALPAVTFSTIGPFCLNASPITLTQGNPAGGAYTGQGISNGVFSPTGAGVGTFNLSYVYTDSHLCTNSATQTVTVNAMPIALVNPIPPVCIDAAPFALNNGVPSGGVFAGSGINNNTFNPTVAGAGVHAVVYFYSDGNQCSDTAFQTVTVYPLPTVSLPAFSDMCINASTITLSGASPTGGTYYVDGIQSAVFNPSVAGAGVHMLLYVYSDGNSCTDSASATIKVNPLPVVTSTPLAPVCADVPAFSLAFGSPAGGDYSGPGVSSGLFNPAVSGSGTFAITYTYPDPLSGCINSVTETIQVNPLPVVSFAPIAPVCVYSQAFTLGGGTPAGGIFAGPGVSGTTFDPAIAGVGTHSLTYTFTDSFTGCVNEANQSIIVKSALAMSTLPSYISICPGASANLSASGALNYSWMPSAGLSTTASSFVTATPQSTTTYTVLGTDAVGCTGSAIATVNVYPPVNINTTAEPMDGCMPLTVRFSYNVSPNDSSAVWMFDDPYSGNNTATGSSPVHTFENAGSYHPVITVVSYYGCFGTSGVTVNAYRPPIADFYPNPELVDMTYPLIDFIDQSVSANRWYWDFGDPASIGNNNSELQSPSHTYVSEGIHEVKLIVESGHNCDDTIIKTVEVLPEMLVFIPNAVSPNGDGINDVWKPVFTNTDAKAYSLHLYDGWGKELWKTTNPAEAWDCSFNGETVKEGVYVWIVFFRDPRGKDYKRTGIVSVLP